A genome region from Physeter macrocephalus isolate SW-GA chromosome 4, ASM283717v5, whole genome shotgun sequence includes the following:
- the CD53 gene encoding leukocyte surface antigen CD53 isoform X1, which produces MGLSSLKLLKYVLFFFNLIFWFCGCCILGFGIYLLIHNNFGVLFHNLPSLTLGNVLVIVGSIIMVVAFLGCMGSIKENKCLLMSFFVLLLIILLSEVTLAILLFVYEQKLNDYVAEGLTDSIQQYYSDNSTKAAWDSIQSFLQCCGVNGTSDWTGSPPASCPSDPQVKGCYVKAKLWFHSNFLYIGIITICVCVIQVLGMSFALTLNCQIDKTSQVLGL; this is translated from the exons ATGGGCTTGAGTAGCTTGAAATTGCTGAAGTATGTCCTGTTTTTCTTCAATTTGATCTTTTGG ttctgtGGCTGTTGCATTTTGGGATTTGGGATCTACCTCCTGATCCATAACAACTTTGGAGTGCTCTTCCATAACCTCCCCTCTCTCACGCTGGGCAATGTGCTTGTCATCGTGGGTTCCATTATCATGGTGGTTGCCTTCCTGGGCTGCATGGGATCCATCAAGGAGAATAAGTGCCTGCTTATGTCG TTCTTTGTCCTGCTGCTGATTATCCTCCTTTCTGAGGTGACCTTGGCCATCCTTCTCTTCGTGTATGAACAGAAG CTGAATGACTATGTGGCTGAGGGTCTGACTGACAGCATCCAGCAATATTACTCAGACAACAGCACCAAGGCGGCATGGGACTCCATCCAGTCATTT CTGCAATGTTGTGGTGTAAATGGCACGAGTGATTGGACGGGCAGCCCACCAGCATCTTGCCCCTCAGACCCACAAGTTaag GGTTGCTATGTAAAAGCAAAACTGTGGTTTCACTCCAATTTCCTGTATATTGGAATCATCACtatctgtgtatgtgtgatcCAG GTATTGGGGATGTCGTTTGCACTGACGTTGAACTGCCAGATTGACAAAACCAGCCAGGTCCTAGGATTATGA
- the CD53 gene encoding leukocyte surface antigen CD53 isoform X2, with translation MGLSSLKLLKYVLFFFNLIFWFCGCCILGFGIYLLIHNNFGVLFHNLPSLTLGNVLVIVGSIIMVVAFLGCMGSIKENKCLLMSFFVLLLIILLSEVTLAILLFVYEQKLNDYVAEGLTDSIQQYYSDNSTKAAWDSIQSFLQCCGVNGTSDWTGSPPASCPSDPQVKVLGMSFALTLNCQIDKTSQVLGL, from the exons ATGGGCTTGAGTAGCTTGAAATTGCTGAAGTATGTCCTGTTTTTCTTCAATTTGATCTTTTGG ttctgtGGCTGTTGCATTTTGGGATTTGGGATCTACCTCCTGATCCATAACAACTTTGGAGTGCTCTTCCATAACCTCCCCTCTCTCACGCTGGGCAATGTGCTTGTCATCGTGGGTTCCATTATCATGGTGGTTGCCTTCCTGGGCTGCATGGGATCCATCAAGGAGAATAAGTGCCTGCTTATGTCG TTCTTTGTCCTGCTGCTGATTATCCTCCTTTCTGAGGTGACCTTGGCCATCCTTCTCTTCGTGTATGAACAGAAG CTGAATGACTATGTGGCTGAGGGTCTGACTGACAGCATCCAGCAATATTACTCAGACAACAGCACCAAGGCGGCATGGGACTCCATCCAGTCATTT CTGCAATGTTGTGGTGTAAATGGCACGAGTGATTGGACGGGCAGCCCACCAGCATCTTGCCCCTCAGACCCACAAGTTaag GTATTGGGGATGTCGTTTGCACTGACGTTGAACTGCCAGATTGACAAAACCAGCCAGGTCCTAGGATTATGA